CTTCTCTCAGCGCCAGATAGCGTATGGGTTGAAGTATAAACCGCAAATCCATAGCTTTCTAATTCCATTCTTGTTTTCTCAGACATTTCCTGAGTTCCTGCTTCTTTAAATCCGTTTACATGTGTAACTACAACTATGTTTAGTCCACAAGCTTTAAGCAGTCCTGCTGTTTCACCTTCATTTGATGCTACTACTATATAATTAATTCCTTTTTCCTTAGCAACCTTAACTGCAAGTTCTACTGTTTGTTTTGTATTATCTTTTCCACATTTTTCAAAATACATTATGTCACTCCCTTATAATTTTTTTCCATTCCATATTTTTAAAACTTCTTTAATTGACCTTGCCATTTCTACAGAGAAATCCGCTCCGGTTTTAAAGGCATAATGCATTTGTGCATAATTATCTGCATTAAATTTGTTGCCAGTTATAGGGCGATTGTTTAGTGTTTTGTGCATATCTTGAATTTCGTCTGCGGATAAGGTTTTGTACTCTTCATTAAATACCACATATTTTTGTGAAAACCTATCTCTTGGTTTAATATTATAATCCTCTGGGTAATAACCAAGGCACAACATAGCTGCGGGAAATGCAAATTCAGGTAATTTTAGAAGCTCTTTATGAAACTCATATTTTTCCATTATGTCACCGATATAGCAAGAGCCAATCCCTATTGCTTCAGCTGCTACTACAGCATTTTGTGCTGCTATTATTGCATCTCCAATAGCTAGAAAAAGGCTTGCTTCTGAGGGGGCTAAATATTCCATGTTGTTTTTCTTACAATATTCCAGTACGTTATTTACCTTATAGTATTCAAACCATTTTTGATAATCAGCTACAAAAATTAGAACTAGGGGTGCTTTAGCTATAAAAGGCTGATTGTCACAGCTTTTGCTGAGTATTTCTTTTTTTTTATTATCCTGAACTACAATTATAGAGTAAGTCATCATATTTCCAGCGGTTGGGGCTCTCATAGCTCCTTCTAAAATATACTGTAAATCCTCTGGGGATATTGGCTTATCCATATATTTTCTTAGGGAAGTTCTATCATTTAACAGTTTTAGTGTTTCATTCATAAAAAACAACCGTCCTCTCTTTATGTAAAAATTATTATTATTATTATTATTATTATTATTATTATTATTATTATTTGCATATGTTTCAATTTAAGGCTATGTTAGATAATATTGAGGATAAAAGAATATTAAATTGGCTTGTCGTAAAATAGACAAGCCAATAAATTTTTCCTTAACTATTAAAGAAACGTGAATTTATGATTGATGAACTATATATGAACATTACGTTACAATAGTTTATGAATTATTTTTTCTTTTAAATTTTTATAGAACTTTTCATTTAATTTAATCTTTGTTTTCGTTTTTGCAGATAATATTATTGCTCCATTAGGACAATGGTGTACACACCTAAAGCAAAACTCACATTTTTCTACTTCATAATGAGGATATCCTCCAACTATGTTCCAACATTTTCGTATACAATTATTAACACATTTGTTGCAATTTACACAGTTTTCTTTTAATAATTTCAATTTGTGCTTATATGCTTTACCCAAAACTTTATTAGGGTAGTTTAATATTGTATATAATTTAAATGAAGGGCACTGGACTTTACCAGTATCAGTTTTAATAATCTCTTCTATTTTTTTTATATCTACTTTTATCTTATAATCTATATTTTTTTCATAATTAAACATAAAAGGTATTGGCGGTAGAAGTAATGCCCCATCGGTAGCAGGTGCTTTATATACTGAATATCCATTTATATTTATATTTTTAGACGAACATTTTTTTATAAATTCTCTTAATGCATTTCCTGAATATAGACCACATGTAGTAAATGCGAAAGCCTTCTTTGGTTCATCAAATACTGGCATGTTTTTAATAAATTCCATCATAGAAGAAGAAGGACTACAATGATATGTAGGAAAAGCAAAAATTAAAAACTCATAGTTCTGTAGTTTTTTATAATCGTACTCAAAATCAATTGAACTTATATCTATAAAATATGAATCTAACTTTTTATAATAAACCTCTGCAATTGTTTTAGTGCTTCCTGCTCCTGAATGATATAAGATTAATATTTTTTGCTTATTCTCCATATAAAATTCCTCCATATTATATCACTTTAACCTAATACATGTTACACATTATTCTACAAGTGTTTACTAAATTATAGTTTATTTTTATACTAATTATAACATAAATTTCAAGTATAAGGGATTTTATTATCTAAATATAGGTTCTCTACCTTTGTAAGTAGCAATTCTGATATCTACAAAGTTTGTTATACTATGAACTATAATATTTTTGCTTTTTATTATGTCTTTATCATCTTTGAAACATTGTAACCACTTGAACCAATGGAGATAATTCGCCAAAAATTTAGTTGATACTCCGCTAAATTTATCCATCCACTTTTTAAACTGGCTGTGCAAACTATTTACATGATTAATATGATAAATACCATTTAACTTTTTTGTCTTCATATATTTATTTGACATTAATAATAAAAAATACTAAAATAAACCATTTTACTATTGACAGTGAAGTTATTTGGTTATATAGTTAGTTATATAAGTAATTAACCAATTAAGTAAAGAGGGTGATATTGTGAAATTAGATTTTAATAATGATGTACCTATATACATGCAGATTGCAAAAGCTATTGAGGAGAACGTTTTTAAGGGGATTTTTGAGGAAGAAACTGTAATTCCCTCTACAACAGAAATTTCTGTTAAGTATAAAATAAATCCCGCTACAGTAGCCAAAGGGTTTAATTTACTTGTAGATGAAGGAATTATATATAAAAAAAGGGGCGTTGGTATGTTTGTTGTAACTGGAAGTAAAGAAAAGTTGATAAAAAAAAGAAAAGAAAATTTTTATGAGTGCTATATAGTGTCATTAATAGAGGAAGCTAAGAAATTAGATATTTCAAGTAGTGATATTATTAAAATGATCCAAGGGGGGATTTAATATGGGCCGAGTAGTGGTAACAAATGCATGTAAAAAATATGGGGATACTATTGCATTAGATAATATAT
This DNA window, taken from Clostridium estertheticum, encodes the following:
- a CDS encoding EFR1 family ferrodoxin (N-terminal region resembles flavodoxins. C-terminal ferrodoxin region binds two 4Fe-4S clusters.), with amino-acid sequence MENKQKILILYHSGAGSTKTIAEVYYKKLDSYFIDISSIDFEYDYKKLQNYEFLIFAFPTYHCSPSSSMMEFIKNMPVFDEPKKAFAFTTCGLYSGNALREFIKKCSSKNININGYSVYKAPATDGALLLPPIPFMFNYEKNIDYKIKVDIKKIEEIIKTDTGKVQCPSFKLYTILNYPNKVLGKAYKHKLKLLKENCVNCNKCVNNCIRKCWNIVGGYPHYEVEKCEFCFRCVHHCPNGAIILSAKTKTKIKLNEKFYKNLKEKIIHKLL
- a CDS encoding nitroreductase family protein; protein product: MNETLKLLNDRTSLRKYMDKPISPEDLQYILEGAMRAPTAGNMMTYSIIVVQDNKKKEILSKSCDNQPFIAKAPLVLIFVADYQKWFEYYKVNNVLEYCKKNNMEYLAPSEASLFLAIGDAIIAAQNAVVAAEAIGIGSCYIGDIMEKYEFHKELLKLPEFAFPAAMLCLGYYPEDYNIKPRDRFSQKYVVFNEEYKTLSADEIQDMHKTLNNRPITGNKFNADNYAQMHYAFKTGADFSVEMARSIKEVLKIWNGKKL
- a CDS encoding GntR family transcriptional regulator, translating into MQIAKAIEENVFKGIFEEETVIPSTTEISVKYKINPATVAKGFNLLVDEGIIYKKRGVGMFVVTGSKEKLIKKRKENFYECYIVSLIEEAKKLDISSSDIIKMIQGGI
- a CDS encoding pyruvate kinase alpha/beta domain-containing protein, whose protein sequence is MYFEKCGKDNTKQTVELAVKVAKEKGINYIVVASNEGETAGLLKACGLNIVVVTHVNGFKEAGTQEMSEKTRMELESYGFAVYTSTHTLSGAERSLSNKFGGISPIEVMAYSLRMLGQGVKVGVEISTMALDGGMIPYDNDIISISGTGRGADTAIILRPAHSSNILETKIKEIICKPGQW